In a genomic window of Oculatellaceae cyanobacterium:
- a CDS encoding methyl-accepting chemotaxis protein, producing MTVTNNGHSNNHQFKDMDTLLPDVEGESPDLLGKLTKASGLEFTGKIEQAKTLYQEIVAADPSGNLGASARKALENLVSGDEELTQKSHQPSDVDETTVKEVRKSQQVLPKTKKNLLQWFYNLPISRKQIIALLATETFSLVLIALGVRWITTSGLRSQLLNQAKSEVAVTETNYNIKVNQMGFGFRGQSDNIAIIEAAQIHAQGEELNQNLKNQVGKILQNEIKARKIEYATLVGKDLRIIVNANNNRAGEVFNPNNLVKEVFNDPRQIKASAVVNGNELARESPPFPPGFTAQDALIRYTVTPVFDSINKTVIGALVSGDIVNGKQPIVLETLKAFGGGYSSVYFRKPNGEFRLATGFDQGNAQLLTQAKPNVALPDTSLLEAAATEPGKAVTKRIDFGTQTYTLAAKALPNVAKETGNGSVPIASGEPVAILVRGTPETALNELLAQSLIQELLVFLLALIVILILTLILRRSIVKPIQQLQRTTEEFYQGNIDARATVFATDEVGKLAVTFNQMADSINASSQALEAQAKQRQAEADFQRKEKERLQQAVINLLLDIEGAQKGDLTVTAKLDEGEMGSVADAFNTTIGSLRKIVVQVKTVANQVHDSAFSSESSVEKLTEEATTQAEVITETLNSVEEVGLSIQSVANSAQEAAVIARQALVAAQDGDRTMDQTVSSIGNIRASVAETSKKMKRLAESSQEISKIVHLISGISEKTNLLAFNASIEASRAGENGQGFRVVADEVRRLAERVTDSAKEIEQFINTIQQETVEVMQTMEASTTHVVTGTKLVADTKQTLQQLAGISKEIDSLLQSISGSTVSQAQAAQMVSKTMYDVAAIAKTTSSESKVVSTDLQKLVEVAKELQNSVSRFQV from the coding sequence TCTCCAGATTTGCTAGGTAAGCTTACTAAAGCTAGTGGTTTAGAATTTACAGGTAAAATAGAGCAAGCAAAGACACTATATCAAGAAATTGTAGCAGCAGATCCATCTGGTAATTTAGGAGCAAGCGCCCGTAAAGCTTTAGAAAATCTTGTCTCTGGGGATGAAGAATTAACCCAAAAGTCTCATCAACCAAGTGATGTTGATGAAACTACGGTGAAAGAAGTTCGGAAGTCACAACAGGTTTTACCTAAGACTAAAAAAAACTTATTACAGTGGTTTTATAACTTACCGATTAGCCGTAAACAAATTATTGCTTTATTAGCTACTGAAACTTTTTCTTTAGTATTAATTGCTTTAGGCGTGAGATGGATTACTACATCAGGGTTACGTAGCCAGTTGCTCAACCAAGCTAAATCTGAGGTAGCTGTTACAGAAACTAATTATAATATCAAAGTTAATCAAATGGGGTTTGGCTTCCGTGGACAGTCAGACAATATTGCGATTATTGAAGCTGCTCAAATTCATGCTCAAGGTGAAGAATTAAACCAAAATTTAAAAAATCAGGTTGGCAAAATTCTGCAAAATGAAATTAAAGCTAGAAAAATTGAGTACGCTACTTTAGTTGGCAAAGATTTACGGATTATTGTTAATGCTAATAATAACCGTGCTGGAGAGGTTTTTAATCCTAACAATTTAGTTAAAGAAGTATTTAATGACCCCAGGCAAATTAAAGCTAGTGCAGTTGTGAATGGAAACGAACTTGCCAGAGAATCACCACCTTTTCCGCCTGGTTTTACAGCGCAGGATGCTTTAATTCGCTACACAGTGACACCTGTATTTGATTCAATTAATAAGACAGTAATTGGTGCTTTAGTTTCAGGAGATATAGTTAATGGTAAGCAACCAATAGTTTTAGAAACTTTAAAAGCTTTTGGCGGTGGCTACAGTTCTGTTTATTTTCGCAAACCCAACGGCGAATTTAGATTAGCAACAGGATTCGATCAAGGAAATGCCCAACTTTTAACCCAAGCAAAACCCAATGTAGCTTTACCTGATACATCGCTTTTAGAGGCAGCAGCTACAGAGCCAGGAAAAGCAGTAACTAAACGGATAGATTTTGGGACGCAAACTTATACTTTAGCTGCTAAAGCTTTACCAAATGTTGCTAAAGAAACGGGTAACGGTTCAGTTCCGATTGCTAGTGGCGAACCTGTAGCAATTTTGGTGCGAGGAACTCCCGAAACAGCGTTAAATGAATTACTTGCCCAAAGTTTAATCCAAGAGTTATTGGTATTTTTATTAGCGTTGATAGTTATTCTCATTTTAACATTAATTTTGAGACGCTCAATTGTTAAACCAATTCAACAGTTGCAGCGAACCACAGAAGAATTTTATCAAGGTAATATTGATGCTCGTGCTACAGTTTTTGCGACCGATGAAGTAGGAAAGCTGGCTGTTACTTTTAATCAAATGGCTGACAGTATTAATGCTTCCTCTCAAGCATTGGAAGCACAAGCGAAACAACGGCAAGCAGAAGCGGATTTTCAAAGAAAAGAGAAAGAACGCTTGCAGCAAGCGGTGATTAATTTGTTACTGGATATTGAGGGAGCGCAAAAAGGCGATTTAACTGTTACTGCTAAACTTGATGAAGGCGAAATGGGTTCAGTAGCAGATGCTTTTAATACTACTATTGGTAGTTTGCGGAAAATTGTTGTACAGGTAAAAACTGTTGCTAATCAGGTGCATGACTCGGCGTTTAGTAGTGAATCATCGGTTGAAAAGTTGACTGAGGAAGCGACAACCCAAGCTGAAGTAATTACTGAAACTTTGAATTCTGTAGAAGAGGTAGGGCTATCCATTCAATCTGTAGCTAATTCTGCTCAGGAGGCGGCGGTAATTGCTCGTCAGGCGTTGGTAGCTGCTCAAGATGGCGATCGCACTATGGATCAAACTGTTAGTAGTATAGGGAATATTCGCGCTAGTGTTGCGGAAACTTCTAAAAAGATGAAACGGTTAGCAGAGTCTTCCCAAGAAATCTCGAAAATTGTGCATCTGATTTCAGGAATTTCTGAAAAAACTAATTTACTAGCGTTTAATGCTTCAATTGAAGCTTCTAGGGCGGGAGAAAATGGGCAAGGATTTAGAGTTGTTGCTGATGAAGTACGACGTTTGGCTGAAAGGGTGACAGATTCGGCTAAGGAAATTGAGCAATTTATTAATACAATTCAGCAAGAAACTGTTGAAGTAATGCAAACGATGGAAGCTAGTACTACTCATGTAGTCACGGGGACAAAGTTGGTTGCAGATACTAAACAAACTTTGCAACAATTAGCTGGAATTAGTAAAGAAATTGACAGCTTGTTGCAGTCAATTTCTGGGAGTACGGTTTCACAAGCGCAAGCAGCACAAATGGTGAGTAAAACTATGTATGATGTAGCTGCGATCGCAAAAACGACTTCTTCAGAATCAAAGGTGGTATCGACTGATTTACAAAAATTAGTTGAAGTTGCTAAAGAACTTCAAAATTCTGTTTCTCGCTTCCAGGTATAA